In Quercus robur chromosome 10, dhQueRobu3.1, whole genome shotgun sequence, a genomic segment contains:
- the LOC126704301 gene encoding GDSL esterase/lipase 7-like has translation MGRTFIFMHFFVVCLFFFCIVESEAKQPLAPALYVFGDSFVASGNDNILNTDAKANYAPYGIDFPNGTTGRVTNGLTLADFYAQWLGLQVPPPYLLFNQTEKHTEGFNYASGPAGIRPETSTVDHGVFLSMDKQVELFKKTAQEYLPTLFGNPDELKDYLTKSIFLVVIGRNDYTQNFLSPKYNSSSKWNMKQFAEIIVDELGSKILDLYTVGARKFLVFEIDAMGCEPAFYEKQKNKCSDKLTSYISTYNHKLEVELQILAKTVRGAIFALAKRYQLMYDLVANPTRYGLKDSLNPCCSVSQSGLCVPNQAPCQDRKSQVFFDAIHPTEAVYSIIANRCFNGTGLCGSLNLQELVSK, from the exons ATGGGCAGGACCTTcatcttcatgcatttttttgtcgtttgcctcttcttcttttgtatAGTAGAGTCTGAGGCAAAGCAACCGCTAGCACCAGCTTTATACGTATTTGGAGATTCATTTGTTGCATCTGGCAATGATAATATTCTAAACACAGATGCGAAAGCAAATTATGCACCTTATGGCATAGATTTTCCAAATGGAACAACAGGCAGGGTCACAAATGGCCTTACATTGGCTGATTTCTATG CTCAATGGCTTGGATTACAAGTCCCTCCTCCATACTTGCTTTTCAATCAGACAGAAAAACACACTGAGGGATTTAACTATGCATCTGGCCCAGCTGGGATCCGTCCTGAAACTAGCACTGTTGATCAT GGTGTATTTTTAAGCATGGACAAACAAGTTGAGTTGTTTAAGAAGACAGCTCAAGAATATTTGCCAACACTTTTTGGTAATCCAGATGAGCTCAAAGACTACTTGACAAAGtctatttttcttgttgtgATTGGCAGAAATGATTATACCCAGAATTTTCTTTCACCTAAATACAATAGTAGCAGCAAGTGGAATATGAAACAATTCGCTGAGATCATTGTAGATGAACTTGGAAGTAAAATATTG GATTTGTATACGGTAGGAGCTAGAAAGTTTCTAGTGTTTGAGATTGACGCCATGGGTTGTGAACCAGCTTTctatgaaaaacaaaagaacaaatgtTCAGATAAATTAACTTCTTATATATCTACTTACAATCACAAGCTTGAGGTAGAGCTTCAAATTTTGGCGAAAACTGTTAGAGGCGCAATATTCGCTCTGGCAAAGAGGTATCAATTAATGTATGATCTGGTGGCAAATCCTACTCGTTATG GGCTAAAAGATTCACTAAACCCATGTTGTTCTGTTTCACAATCGGGGCTATGTGTTCCAAATCAAGCCCCTTGCCAAGACAGGAAATCACAAGTCTTTTTCGATGCAATTCACCCAACAGAAGCAGTATACAGTATTATTGCAAATCGATGTTTTAATGGTACTGGCCTATGTGGTTCACTGAACCTCCAAGAACTTGTAAGCAAGTGA